In a genomic window of Aeromonas veronii:
- a CDS encoding TIGR01621 family pseudouridine synthase → MYRILFEHPAFLVIDKQPGIGMHDEKGDGESVNPGLVNCVKADTGLTLYPVHRLDKMTSGLVLLARTTEANRELSMAFAAREVSKQYLALSDRKPKKKQGWVKGDMQKGRGGSWLLARTLENPAISWFDSVSVREGLRLYRIKPQTGKTHQIRVALKSIGAPILGDERYGGTPAERGYLHAWRLSFTLAGEPFDFVCPPDVGSEFVTPELTAAIAALAP, encoded by the coding sequence ATGTACCGGATATTGTTTGAGCATCCCGCTTTCCTGGTTATCGACAAGCAGCCCGGCATCGGCATGCATGACGAGAAGGGCGACGGTGAGTCGGTCAATCCCGGGCTGGTCAATTGCGTGAAGGCCGATACGGGTCTTACCCTCTATCCGGTACACCGGCTCGACAAGATGACCTCCGGTCTGGTGCTGCTGGCCCGCACCACGGAGGCGAACCGCGAACTGAGCATGGCCTTTGCGGCCCGTGAGGTGAGCAAGCAGTATCTGGCGCTCTCCGATCGCAAACCCAAGAAGAAGCAGGGTTGGGTGAAGGGGGATATGCAAAAGGGGCGCGGCGGCAGCTGGCTGCTGGCGCGCACGCTGGAAAACCCCGCCATCAGCTGGTTCGATTCGGTCTCGGTGCGCGAGGGGCTGCGGCTCTATCGCATCAAGCCCCAGACCGGCAAGACCCACCAGATCCGGGTTGCCCTCAAAAGCATCGGCGCCCCCATTCTCGGGGATGAGCGCTATGGCGGCACGCCAGCCGAGCGAGGCTATCTGCACGCCTGGCGGCTCAGCTTTACCCTGGCGGGCGAGCCATTCGACTTTGTCTGCCCGCCCGATGTGGGGAGTGAATTTGTCACTCCCGAGCTCACGGCAGCCATCGCAGCCCTTGCGCCCTGA
- a CDS encoding haloacid dehalogenase-like hydrolase yields the protein MLMRPASDTIIHSAKERDPDGRAPRWILADFDDTLAPGDSHAGLLRYILRRRIWPLLLLPVIALGGVVYLVPSQRRRGISLIWWAITLGLSPLGWRKLVRAYCRTRPGLYRQARDLLQREGARCWVISASPCALVRAQLYQQLPGQLPHRIIGSQMHYRLGGLMPHFYCHGQHKLLPEICALDTELALSDSLHDLPLLGLGKEAWLINPTTTRLQKARARLPHLMVKNWQL from the coding sequence ATGCTTATGCGCCCAGCGTCTGACACCATTATCCATTCAGCGAAAGAGCGTGATCCTGACGGACGTGCACCGCGGTGGATCCTGGCCGACTTTGACGACACCCTGGCCCCCGGCGACAGCCACGCCGGTCTGCTGCGCTATATCCTGCGCCGCCGGATCTGGCCGCTGCTGCTGTTGCCGGTGATTGCGCTAGGTGGAGTGGTCTATCTTGTTCCCAGCCAGCGGCGGCGCGGTATCTCCCTTATCTGGTGGGCCATCACCCTCGGGCTCTCTCCTCTCGGTTGGCGCAAGCTGGTGCGTGCCTATTGCCGCACCAGGCCGGGGCTGTATCGTCAGGCGCGCGATCTGCTGCAACGTGAGGGGGCGCGCTGCTGGGTGATCTCTGCCAGTCCCTGCGCGCTGGTGCGAGCCCAGCTCTATCAGCAACTGCCCGGCCAGTTGCCCCACCGGATCATTGGCTCGCAGATGCACTACCGCCTTGGTGGCCTGATGCCGCACTTTTATTGTCACGGTCAGCACAAGCTGCTGCCGGAGATCTGCGCCCTCGATACCGAGCTGGCTCTGAGCGACAGCCTGCACGATCTGCCGCTGCTGGGGTTGGGGAAAGAGGCGTGGTTGATCAATCCGACGACAACACGACTGCAAAAAGCCCGGGCCCGCTTGCCCCATCTGATGGTTAAGAACTGGCAGCTGTAA
- the maiA gene encoding maleylacetoacetate isomerase, with the protein MLQLFGYWRSSASFRVRIVLQLKGLAYEQHPINLRQGEQSEKAYRRINPQGLVPFLVDGDLQIGQSVAIMEYLDETYPAYSLMPSSPDARARVRQIVNMIACDIHPLNNLRVLGYLEEHFRANEEQEARWYRHWIDETFTALEQLLMTTAGVYCVGNEVTLADCMLVPQVYNARRYDMTLDDYPTIRRIVANCEQLQAFIKAAPASQPDAQ; encoded by the coding sequence ATGTTGCAGTTGTTTGGCTATTGGCGTTCGTCGGCAAGTTTTCGGGTGCGGATCGTGTTGCAGCTCAAGGGGCTCGCCTATGAGCAGCATCCCATCAATTTGCGGCAAGGCGAGCAGAGCGAGAAGGCCTATCGCCGGATCAACCCGCAAGGGCTGGTGCCGTTTCTGGTGGATGGCGATCTGCAGATCGGTCAGTCCGTTGCCATCATGGAGTACCTTGACGAAACCTATCCCGCCTACTCCCTGATGCCCTCTTCCCCCGACGCGCGGGCCCGGGTGCGCCAGATCGTCAACATGATCGCCTGCGACATTCACCCGCTCAACAATCTGCGGGTGCTGGGCTATCTGGAAGAGCACTTCAGGGCCAACGAGGAGCAGGAGGCCCGCTGGTATCGCCACTGGATTGACGAGACCTTCACCGCCCTCGAACAGCTGTTGATGACTACCGCCGGTGTCTACTGTGTTGGCAACGAAGTGACCCTGGCCGACTGCATGCTGGTGCCCCAGGTCTACAACGCCCGCCGCTACGACATGACGCTGGACGATTACCCCACTATCCGCCGCATCGTCGCCAACTGCGAACAGTTGCAAGCCTTTATCAAGGCCGCCCCTGCCAGTCAGCCAGACGCGCAGTGA
- a CDS encoding conjugal transfer protein TraR, with protein MTQAQLTVWRNRLLSDWAQVQETLIEQLKACRRDEWAEQAGHCEQDQLVELISRLDLPKVAPSVARLKRIDAALCQMDLGLYGLCSDCEEPLSIAQLEQDPTLQRCPRCETRYRKGFHAHEL; from the coding sequence ATGACGCAAGCACAGTTGACTGTCTGGCGTAATCGCCTGCTGTCCGACTGGGCTCAAGTACAAGAAACGCTGATCGAACAGCTCAAAGCCTGTCGCCGTGACGAGTGGGCCGAGCAGGCTGGCCACTGCGAGCAGGATCAACTGGTGGAACTGATCAGCCGGCTGGATCTGCCAAAGGTAGCGCCGAGTGTGGCCCGCCTCAAGCGGATCGACGCGGCACTTTGCCAGATGGATCTTGGCCTCTACGGACTCTGCTCCGATTGTGAAGAGCCGCTCTCCATTGCGCAGCTGGAACAGGATCCGACCCTGCAACGCTGCCCGCGCTGCGAAACCCGCTATCGCAAGGGATTCCACGCCCACGAACTGTGA
- the hppD gene encoding 4-hydroxyphenylpyruvate dioxygenase, which yields MNATSSATHTINPLGINPLGTDGFEFVEYTAPDANGIAALKSLFVSLGFAEVAKHKHKQCWLYRQGDINFVVNAEPHSQAEQFASLHGPSVCGMAFRVSDAGKAQQFAIAKGAKPFVGKIGPMELNIPAIYGIGESTLSFVDRYGDKGSIYDVDFVFYPDWQARMAEVDAGLMEIDHLTHNVHRGNMDVWSNFYERIGNFREIRYFDIEGKLTGLHSRAMTAPCGKIRIPINESADDKSQIEEYLRQYKGEGIQHIAMASSDIYQTIRTLRSRGTGFMPTPDTYYEKVNSRVEGHQEDLAALKDLRILIDGSPTKDGILLQIFTDTVIGPVFFEIIQRKGNEGFGEGNFKALFESIELDQIRRGVLDGGEDEKGARKEGESDA from the coding sequence ATGAATGCCACCTCTTCCGCCACCCACACCATCAATCCGTTAGGCATTAATCCGTTAGGAACGGACGGTTTCGAGTTTGTCGAGTACACGGCCCCCGATGCCAATGGGATTGCCGCTCTCAAGAGCCTATTTGTCTCGCTGGGGTTTGCCGAGGTTGCCAAGCACAAACACAAGCAGTGCTGGCTCTACCGGCAGGGGGATATCAACTTTGTGGTCAATGCCGAGCCTCACTCCCAGGCGGAGCAGTTTGCCAGCCTGCACGGGCCGAGCGTTTGCGGCATGGCATTTCGGGTGAGCGATGCGGGCAAGGCCCAGCAGTTCGCCATCGCCAAAGGGGCCAAGCCCTTTGTCGGCAAGATTGGCCCGATGGAGCTCAATATTCCCGCCATCTACGGTATTGGCGAGAGCACCCTCTCCTTTGTCGACCGCTATGGCGACAAGGGCTCCATCTATGACGTGGATTTTGTCTTCTACCCCGACTGGCAGGCCCGGATGGCGGAGGTAGATGCCGGTCTTATGGAGATCGATCACCTGACCCACAACGTCCATCGCGGCAATATGGATGTCTGGTCCAACTTCTACGAGCGGATCGGCAACTTCCGTGAAATTCGCTACTTCGATATCGAGGGCAAGCTGACCGGGCTGCATTCGCGCGCCATGACCGCCCCCTGCGGCAAGATCCGCATCCCCATCAACGAGTCGGCGGATGACAAGTCCCAGATCGAGGAGTATCTGCGCCAGTACAAGGGGGAGGGGATCCAGCACATCGCCATGGCCTCCAGCGATATCTACCAGACCATCCGCACCCTGCGCAGCCGCGGTACCGGCTTTATGCCGACCCCGGATACCTACTATGAGAAGGTGAACAGCCGGGTCGAGGGGCATCAGGAGGATCTGGCTGCCCTCAAAGATCTGCGCATCCTCATCGACGGCTCCCCCACCAAGGATGGCATCCTGTTGCAGATCTTCACCGATACCGTGATTGGCCCGGTCTTCTTCGAGATCATCCAGCGCAAGGGCAACGAAGGGTTTGGTGAGGGCAATTTCAAGGCACTGTTTGAATCGATCGAGCTGGACCAGATCCGCCGCGGCGTGCTGGATGGCGGCGAGGATGAGAAGGGTGCCCGCAAAGAGGGAGAGAGCGATGCGTAA
- a CDS encoding ABC transporter permease, whose protein sequence is MDFSIILKEWPTYWEGLYTTVWLVALSLLLGLMIAIPLGILRNSRNWLIKGPIWAYIYFFRGTPLLVQLFIIYYGAAQWEWLKNSAAWSLFSEAWFCALLAFTLNTGAYTAEIVRGAVHNMPRGQIEAANAFGMTRWQTLTRIILPNSFRRALPAYSNEVIFMLQGSAVAGIITIVDLTGAARIINSRYYSPFEAFLTAGLLYMLLTFVIVWLFKKWEARWHAHLRPRNV, encoded by the coding sequence ATGGATTTCTCAATCATTCTCAAAGAGTGGCCCACCTACTGGGAGGGTCTCTACACCACGGTCTGGCTGGTGGCTCTCTCCCTGCTGCTTGGCCTGATGATCGCGATTCCCCTGGGCATTTTGCGCAATAGCCGCAACTGGCTGATCAAGGGGCCGATCTGGGCCTACATCTACTTCTTTCGCGGCACTCCGCTGCTGGTGCAGCTCTTTATCATCTACTACGGCGCTGCCCAATGGGAGTGGCTGAAGAACAGTGCTGCCTGGTCGCTCTTCTCCGAGGCCTGGTTCTGCGCGCTGCTGGCTTTCACCCTCAACACCGGCGCCTATACCGCTGAGATCGTGCGCGGAGCGGTGCACAACATGCCGCGTGGCCAGATTGAGGCGGCCAACGCCTTTGGCATGACCCGCTGGCAGACCCTGACCCGGATCATTCTGCCCAACTCGTTTCGCCGGGCGCTGCCTGCCTACAGCAACGAGGTGATCTTCATGCTGCAAGGCTCGGCGGTGGCGGGCATCATCACCATCGTCGATCTGACCGGCGCGGCGCGGATCATCAACTCCCGCTACTACAGTCCGTTCGAGGCCTTTTTGACCGCGGGGCTGCTCTATATGCTGCTCACCTTTGTCATCGTCTGGCTGTTCAAGAAGTGGGAAGCGCGCTGGCACGCTCACCTGCGCCCGCGCAATGTGTAA
- a CDS encoding homogentisate 1,2-dioxygenase, whose product MRNWINFPHREGTHSRQAHADLPEQAIYERELGRSGFFGPATHMHHKHAPTDWRSWEGPLRPRLFDLNALQEEVSSLSPWVAPDILSNPHCRYRIWRLSEAMPFLVRNADGDELLFIHEGSGEFFCDYGHLTLRDGDYVVIPRGTMWRIEPTAPLFILMIEATNDSYQLPDKGLVGNHAIFDPAALDVPAINERFLAQQDENPWSLQVKRHDQVSVITWPFNPLDAQGWHGDLCVVRLNWRDIRPLMSHRYHLPPSAHSTFVASRFVICTFVPRPIESDPGALKVPFYHSNDDYDEVLFYHAGDFFSRDNIERGMVTFHPAGFTHGPHPKAFAAGQAYAKKFTDEVAVMLDTRDALNVSSLCEGIENTRYVFSWQRPDAAAGK is encoded by the coding sequence ATGCGTAACTGGATTAACTTCCCCCATAGGGAGGGGACCCACTCCCGGCAGGCCCATGCCGATCTGCCCGAACAGGCCATCTATGAGCGCGAGTTGGGTCGCAGCGGCTTTTTCGGCCCCGCCACCCACATGCACCACAAGCATGCCCCCACTGACTGGCGCAGTTGGGAAGGGCCGCTGCGGCCACGGCTGTTTGACCTCAATGCCCTGCAGGAGGAGGTGAGTTCCCTCTCTCCCTGGGTGGCTCCCGATATTCTCAGCAACCCCCACTGCCGCTATCGCATCTGGCGGCTCTCCGAGGCGATGCCGTTTCTGGTGCGCAATGCCGATGGCGACGAGCTGCTCTTTATCCACGAGGGGAGCGGCGAGTTCTTCTGCGACTACGGCCACCTGACCCTGCGCGATGGCGACTATGTGGTGATCCCCCGTGGCACCATGTGGCGTATCGAGCCGACGGCGCCCCTGTTCATCCTGATGATCGAGGCGACCAACGACAGCTACCAGTTGCCGGACAAGGGGCTGGTGGGCAATCACGCCATCTTCGACCCGGCGGCGCTGGATGTGCCCGCCATCAACGAGCGCTTTTTGGCCCAGCAGGATGAGAATCCCTGGTCGCTGCAGGTGAAACGCCACGATCAGGTGTCGGTCATCACCTGGCCGTTCAACCCGCTGGATGCGCAAGGGTGGCACGGCGACTTGTGCGTGGTGCGCCTCAACTGGCGGGATATCCGCCCGCTGATGAGCCACCGCTACCATCTGCCGCCGTCGGCTCATTCGACCTTTGTGGCGAGCCGCTTCGTGATTTGTACCTTCGTGCCGCGCCCCATCGAGAGCGATCCCGGCGCCCTCAAGGTGCCCTTCTATCACAGCAATGACGATTACGATGAGGTGCTCTTTTACCACGCCGGGGATTTCTTTAGCCGGGACAATATCGAGCGGGGCATGGTCACCTTCCATCCCGCCGGATTCACCCACGGCCCCCATCCCAAGGCGTTTGCGGCAGGGCAGGCCTATGCCAAGAAGTTCACCGACGAGGTGGCGGTGATGCTCGATACCCGCGATGCGCTGAACGTCAGCAGCCTGTGCGAAGGGATCGAGAACACCCGGTATGTCTTCAGCTGGCAGCGCCCGGACGCGGCTGCCGGCAAATAA
- a CDS encoding fumarylacetoacetate hydrolase family protein, producing MKLATLNNGKRDGALVVVSRDLTRAVRVSEIAPTLQAALDEWAEVAPRLEAVYQQLNEGHAAEVFPFDEASCLSPLPRAYQWADGSAYVNHVELVRKARGAEMPESFWHDPLMYQGGSDSFLAPRGPIVMGSEEWGIDFESEVAIITDDVPMGVSPQGAASHVKLLMLVNDVSLRNLIPGELAKGFGFFQSKPSSGFSPVAITPEELGDDWRDGKVLLPLRTHLNGALFGAPDAGVDMTFSFFELIAHAAKTRPLGAGCIIGSGTVSNYDRSAGSSCIAERRMLEILDCDQATTPYLQFGDRVSIAMEDRSGQNLFGTISQQVVSASGQGG from the coding sequence ATGAAATTGGCAACATTGAACAATGGCAAGCGCGATGGCGCTTTGGTGGTAGTGAGCCGGGATCTGACCCGGGCGGTGCGGGTGAGCGAGATTGCCCCGACCCTGCAGGCCGCCCTCGACGAGTGGGCCGAGGTTGCCCCCAGGCTTGAGGCTGTCTATCAGCAGCTTAACGAGGGCCACGCGGCCGAGGTATTCCCCTTTGACGAAGCGTCTTGCCTCTCTCCGCTGCCGCGCGCCTATCAGTGGGCCGATGGCAGCGCCTACGTCAACCATGTGGAGCTGGTGCGCAAGGCGCGCGGCGCCGAGATGCCGGAGAGCTTCTGGCACGATCCGCTGATGTATCAGGGGGGCTCCGACAGCTTTTTGGCTCCCCGCGGGCCGATTGTCATGGGTTCGGAAGAGTGGGGGATTGATTTCGAGTCGGAGGTAGCCATCATCACCGACGATGTGCCGATGGGGGTGAGCCCGCAGGGGGCCGCCAGCCACGTCAAATTGCTGATGCTGGTCAACGATGTGAGCCTGCGCAACCTGATCCCGGGGGAGCTTGCCAAGGGCTTTGGCTTCTTCCAGTCCAAACCGTCCAGCGGCTTCTCGCCGGTGGCCATCACCCCGGAAGAGCTCGGCGATGACTGGCGCGATGGCAAGGTGCTGCTGCCCCTGCGCACCCATCTGAACGGCGCCCTGTTTGGTGCACCGGATGCCGGGGTGGATATGACCTTCAGCTTCTTCGAACTGATTGCCCACGCCGCCAAGACCCGTCCCCTTGGTGCCGGTTGCATCATCGGCTCGGGCACCGTCTCCAACTACGATCGCAGCGCCGGTTCATCCTGCATCGCCGAGCGCCGCATGCTGGAGATTCTTGATTGTGATCAAGCTACAACCCCCTATTTGCAGTTTGGTGATAGAGTGTCGATCGCGATGGAGGATCGCTCTGGCCAAAACCTGTTTGGCACCATCTCTCAACAGGTGGTATCAGCGAGCGGTCAGGGAGGTTGA